A genome region from Rhinopithecus roxellana isolate Shanxi Qingling chromosome 10, ASM756505v1, whole genome shotgun sequence includes the following:
- the AVPR1A gene encoding vasopressin V1a receptor encodes MDSMRFSAGPDAGPSGNSSSWWPLATGAGNTSREAEALGEGNGPPRDVRNEELAKLEIAVLAVTFAVAVLGNSSVLLALHRTPRKTSRMHLFIRHLSLADLAVAFFQVLPQMCWDITYRFRGPDWLCRVVKHLQVFGMFASAYMLVVMTADRYIAVCHPLRTLQQPAHRSRLMITAAWVLSFVLSMPQYFVFSMIEVNNVTKARDCWATFIQPWGSRAYVTWMTGGIFVAPVVILGTCYGFICYNIWRNVRGKTASRQSKGAEQAGTAFQKGFLLAPCVSSVKSISRAKIRTVKMTFVIVTAYIVCWAPFFIIQMWSVWDPKSVWTESENPTITITALLGSLNSCCNPWIYMFFSGHLLQDCVQSFPCCQNIKEKFNKEDTDSMSRRQTFYSNSRSPTNSMGTWKDSPKSSKSVKFIPVST; translated from the exons ATGGACAGCATGCGTTTCTCCGCCGGTCCCGACGCGGGGCCCTCGGGCAACTCCAGCTCATGGTGGCCTCTGGCTACCGGCGCTGGCAACACGAGCCGGGAGGCCGAAGCCCTCGGAGAAGGCAACGGCCCGCCGAGGGACGTGCGCAACGAGGAGCTGGCCAAGTTGGAGATCGCCGTGCTGGCGGTGACTTTCGCGGTGGCCGTACTGGGCAACAGCAGCGTGCTGCTGGCTCTGCACCGGACGCCGCGCAAGACGTCCCGCATGCACCTCTTCATCCGACACCTCAGCCTGGCCGACCTGGCCGTGGCTTTCTTCCAGGTGCTGCCGCAAATGTGCTGGGACATCACCTACCGCTTCCGCGGCCCCGACTGGCTGTGCCGCGTGGTGAAGCACCTGCAGGTGTTCGGCATGTTCGCGTCAGCCTACATGCTGGTAGTCATGACAGCCGACCGCTACATCGCCGTGTGCCACCCGCTCAGGACTCTGCAACAGCCCGCGCACCGCTCGCGCCTCATGATCACGGCCGCCTGGGTGCTGAGCTTCGTGCTGAGCATGCCGCAGTACTTCGTCTTCTCCATGATCGAGGTGAACAATGTCACCAAGGCCCGCGACTGCTGGGCCACCTTCATCCAGCCCTGGGGTTCTCGTGCCTACGTGACCTGGATGACGGGCGGCATCTTCGTGGCGCCCGTGGTCATCTTGGGTACCTGCTATGGCTTCATCTGCTACAACATCTGGCGCAACGTCCGCGGGAAGACGGCGTCGCGCCAGAGCAAGGGTGCAGAGCAAGCGGGTACCGCCTTCCAAAAGGGGTTCCTGCTTGCACCCTGTGTCAGCAGCGTGAAGTCCATTTCCCGGGCCAAGATCCGCACGGTGAAGATGACTTTTGTGATCGTGACAGCTTACATCGTCTGCTGGGCGCCTTTTTTCATCATCCAGATGTGGTCTGTCTGGGATCCCAAGTCCGTCTGGACCG AATCGGAAAACCCTACCATCACCATCACGGCATTACTGGGTTCCTTGAATAGCTGCTGTAATCCCTGGATATACATGTTTTTTAGTGGCCATCTCCTTCAAGACTGTGTTCAAAGCTTCCCATGCTGCCAAAACATTAAggaaaaattcaacaaagaagATACTGACAGTATGAGCAGAAGACAGACTTTTTATTCTAACAGTCGAAGCCCAACAAACAGTATGGGTACATGGAAGGACTCGCCTAAATCTTCCAAGTCCGTCAAATTCATTCCTGTTTCAACTTGA